The DNA window GAGAAGTTGCTATGCCTGCTGCTGATGGGAGCTCTGGGGTACTTCGGGAGAGCACAGCATTGCCCCGGTCGCTGCATCTGTCAGTCCAACTCTCCAACTCTCACCATGCTGTGTGCCAAGACAGGACTTCTCTTCGTTCCACCAGCTATTGACCGGAGAACAGTAGAGTTGCGACTGACGGATAATTTTATCACCATCATTCGACGCAAGGACTTCAGCAACATGACCAATTTGGTGCACTTGACACTGTCACGGAACACCATCAGCCAAATTGTACCCCTGGCGTTCTCCGACCTACGTTCTCTAAGAGCCTTGCATATGAACAGCAACAGACTTTCAATCCTAAGAAATGAGCACTTTCGTGGCTTGGGTAACTTGCGGCATCTAATTTTAGGTAATAACCAAATAAATTCTATCCAGGCGGGGGCATTCCATGAGTTTCTCGCCACCGTGGAGGATCTTGACTTGTCCTACAACAACCTCGAAGAACTGCCCTGGGAAGACATCGGCCAAATGGTGAATCTGAACTCGTTAACTCTAGACCATAATTTAATTGACTACATTGCAGAAGGAACATTCACCATGTTGCATAAGCTGGTGAGGCTTGACATGACCTCAAATCGCTTGCACAAACTGCCTCCAGATAACCTTTTTCTCAAGTCTCAAGTTTTGGCCAGTTCGAGAGGAAGCAGTTCTTCGTCTCTGGCCATAAGCTTTGGTGGGAATCCTCTACATTGTAACTGTGAACTTTTATGGCTGAGACGACTGACAAGGGAGGATGACCTTGAGACTTGTGCCTCTCCGGAACAGCTAACGGACAAGTATTTCTGGTCAATTCAAGAGGAGGAATTTATCTGTGAGCCTCCACTCATTACCAAACACTATGCCAGCAAAACATTTGTCATGGAAGGACAAAGCGTCAGCCTTAAGTGTAAAGCCGTAGGAGATCCTGAACCATCAGTCCACTGGATCGGTCCAGATGGTAAACTTATACATAATACGACAAGGATTCTAGTTCATGACAATGGAACTCTAGATATTACAATTACGACACTGAAAGATAGCGGTTCCTTCACTTGTATAGCATCTAACGCCGCTGGTGAGATCACTGCCCCAGTGGAGTTGGCAATAGTACCCCTTCCATTGCTGGTGAACAACACAGCTCACATTAAAGAACCTGATCCTGGGTCTTCTGATATCACAACTTCAACTAAGTCTGGATTTAACGATACCAAGAATTTACAAGACAGAAGAATTGTGGTGGACAAGTTGAAGTCCACCTCGGTGGTCATTCAGTGGCCATCAGAGCGCCATATCCCTGGGATCCGCATGTACCAGATTCAGTATAATAGCTCTTTAGATGACTCCCTCGTATACAGGTGAGAGGCATTGTTGGTAGTTGTCATAGAAGATTGATCATTACAGTAGGATTGTATATAATTGCTATTAATGAGACGGAAATGGCTCAACACCTCACCAGAGATTCTGTTCATGATCTACACTTCTATTTATCTCTGTAGCTCCAGTTCTCACAAAACTACAACTACTCGTATATCCTGACAGATTGTTGCATCTAATTCCTTCAATGTACTGATACGATGTATTCTGtgctctttaaaggggttttcacaaCATTTCTAGCCCATTCTTAAGATAGGTGGTTGATATTAGATCAGTGGAGGTCCAACTCTTAGCACCGGTGGCCGATCAGCTGTTTGAAGAGCCAAACTGTACATGCAAGCTTTGCAACCTCTTTGTCTACAATGCTCCTTACTAGTGATGGggtgacccagactgtaaaagtctggatccacgtggCTTCAAACATACCCAAGTGTCTGGctcagggaattccggctaatgatccGGTACttgagtaatagaaaaaaataaaggataaataaagaaaaaaataatcaagCAAATGCACTATATCTTACTGAGGGTCcgacgtggctgtaactgcttccatggCCGCTAATTCACTTCCAggaccgctcattacatatgcactgctttttcccacccaccggcatctgtgattgattgcagtcagtcgCGCCCCCTCGCTGAGTGACAGTGCATCTGACGCTTACAATCACAGACCCGATCtgcaggtctatattgtacagtaaaaataaataaattggcgtagtttccccccatattatgattagagttgagcgcggttcgtggttcgtggttctccagttcgcggctcgagtgattttggggcatgttctagatcgaactagaactcgagctttttgcaaaagctcggtagttctagaaacgttcgagaacggttctagcagccaaaaaacagctaaatcatagcttggtttctgctgtaatagtgtaagtcactctgtgaatcaaactattatcacatttcagtgtatagtgtgcgtgaacagcgccttcagatcactgctgtttctataatggcgatcgccattttttttttttttttttcttgtcttccttccctaagcgcgcgcgtcttgtggggcgggccagcatgtcagccaatcccagacacacacacagctaagtggactttgagccagagaagcaacggcatgtgtgataggatctgcatgtcacatgtccctgcattataaaaccggacattttcttcacggacgccattatctgccttctgcgtctttggtgtcagacatcactgtcgcagctccgtcttcctgagtcctatagccgatacagctgtatgcgctgcatacacagcgttagacagcttagggagagcactttatagcagtccttttaagggctccaaccggcagggtcagagagccataggtgacaggtcctgcaaacagcaacagcgtctgtgtagcccaggtcagggatttcctacctgcatttcaccattaggagggaatagaaaggcaggcttccattcctctacccagagcaccacaatcctgccactgtaccctcttgtcctctgcacactccaactgataactaagccattatactagcaaacactcagtgtacctagtggcatcctatacgtggctattggactttgctatagtcccactagtgcaaagacatttgcagagcgcgtctgcctgcattgcacactacaactcattctaaccaagccattatactagcaaacactcagtgtacctagtggcatcctatacgtggctattggactttgctatagtcccactagtgcaaagacatttgcagagcgcgtctgcctgcattgcacactacaactcattctaaccaagccattatactagcaaacactcagtgtacctagtggcatcctatacgtggctattggactttgctatagtcccactagtgcaaagacatttgcagagcgcgtctgcctgcattgcacactccaactcattaaaaccaagccattatactagcaaacactcagtgtacctagtggcatcctatacgtggctattggactttgctatagtcccactagtgcaaagacatttgcatagcgcgtctgccggcattgcacactcaaactcattttaactaagccattatactagcaaacactcagtgtacctagtggcatcctatacgtggctattggactttgctatagtcccactagtgcaaagatattagcagagcacatctgcctgcattgcacactccaacttttttaaactaagcaattttactagcaaacactcagtgtacctagtggcatcctaaacgtggctattggactttgctatagtcccactagtgcaaagacatttgcagagcacgtctgcctgcattgcacactacaactcattgttactaagccattatactagcaaacactcagtgtacctagttgtatcctaaacgtggctattgtacttttgtcaattcacagtattggaacgttatttgcagcacgtctgcctgcattgcacactcaaacttttttaaactcagccatttatagtagcaaacactcagtgtacctagttgtatcctaaacgtggctattgtacttttgtctattcacagtattggaacgatatttgcagcacgtctgcctgcattgcacactcaaacttttttaaactcagccattatactagcaaacactcagtgtacctagttgtatcctaaacgtggctattgtacttttgtctattcacagtattggaacgttatttgcagcacgtctgcctgcattgcacactctaacttttttaaactcagccattatactagcaaacactcagtgtacctagttgtatcctaaacgtggctattgtacttttgtcaattcacagtattggaacgttatttgcagcacgtctgcctgcattgcacactcaaacttttttaaactcagccatttatagtagcaaacactca is part of the Anomaloglossus baeobatrachus isolate aAnoBae1 chromosome 9, aAnoBae1.hap1, whole genome shotgun sequence genome and encodes:
- the LRFN1 gene encoding leucine-rich repeat and fibronectin type III domain-containing protein 1; translation: MEKLLCLLLMGALGYFGRAQHCPGRCICQSNSPTLTMLCAKTGLLFVPPAIDRRTVELRLTDNFITIIRRKDFSNMTNLVHLTLSRNTISQIVPLAFSDLRSLRALHMNSNRLSILRNEHFRGLGNLRHLILGNNQINSIQAGAFHEFLATVEDLDLSYNNLEELPWEDIGQMVNLNSLTLDHNLIDYIAEGTFTMLHKLVRLDMTSNRLHKLPPDNLFLKSQVLASSRGSSSSSLAISFGGNPLHCNCELLWLRRLTREDDLETCASPEQLTDKYFWSIQEEEFICEPPLITKHYASKTFVMEGQSVSLKCKAVGDPEPSVHWIGPDGKLIHNTTRILVHDNGTLDITITTLKDSGSFTCIASNAAGEITAPVELAIVPLPLLVNNTAHIKEPDPGSSDITTSTKSGFNDTKNLQDRRIVVDKLKSTSVVIQWPSERHIPGIRMYQIQYNSSLDDSLVYRMIPPSNRSFLVNDLAPGREYDLCVLAVYDDGMTSLTATRVVGCVQFNTKEETAQCQPLHTQFLGGTMIIIIGGIIVASVLVFIIILMIRYKVYSGQEESGKARVSNVYSQTNGQQGMACAHSCAKLGENNYEPLPPASKEPSMEGKDHGKGENRPCSPIPAPLTEMDKRRTKTSSDLQTVALLSSLSGDQTETSALGSTTSLCLITEGQAHVGPKALPRTYQHRFSFDGDYTLFQSHSYPRRARTKRHMSALELNNPEAALGHRRVTFSSTEWMLESTV